A genomic region of Pseudorca crassidens isolate mPseCra1 chromosome 10, mPseCra1.hap1, whole genome shotgun sequence contains the following coding sequences:
- the DNPH1 gene encoding 5-hydroxymethyl-dUMP N-hydrolase, translating into MGSQKETPPRPPPGRPAPPRLASARLASPALSPLRLRLRLRRRRQRLQAAHPPGTGRRGGRGGGGSVRCWEACSLRRRWRRPPDRDHPGPARPGSFSGDGDGGGSGRCVHSCTGAPRAGRITCRRRAPPGAGREVRRLRPERAEPGRPSLYFGGSIPGGREDRELYGRIVSRLRRFGAELTEHLAAADQGAGGEEAAGGDRLIHEQDPAWLQQAEEVAQPSLGIGYELDRAVARSKPVLCLFRPQSDRMLSDTIRGVAEGSQVQVWGYEAAEAAGPPGRWLLP; encoded by the exons ATGGGTTCACAGAAGGAGACCCCTCCCCGACCCCCGCCCGGCCGGCCGGCCCCGCCCCGACTCGCCTCGGCTCGCCTCGCCTCACCTGCTCTGAGCCCgctgcggctgcggctgcggctgcggcggCGGAGGCAGCGGCTCCAGGCGGCGCATCCCCCGGGGACGGGGCGGagagggggcaggggcgggggcggcTCAGTGCGGTGCTGGGAGGCCTGCTCCCtccggcggcggtggcggcggcctCCCGACCGGGACCatcccggcccggcccggcccggatCCTTCTCGGGCGACGGCgacggcggcggcagcggcaga TGTGTACACTCCTGCACCGGAGCCCCCCGGGCTGGCCGCATCACGTGCCGTAGGCGGGCGCCCCCTGGCGCGGGGAGGGAAGTGCGGCGGCTGCGGCCGGAGCGCGCGGAGCCGGGCCGCCCCTCCTTGTACTTCGGCGGGAGCATCCCCGGCGGACGCGAGGACCGGGAGCTGTACGGGCGGATCGTGTCGCGGCTGCGGCGCTTTGGGGCGGAGCTCACCGAGCACTTGGCGGCCGCCGATCAGGGCGCGGGCG GAGAAGAGGCTGCTGGGGGCGACAGGCTCATCCATGAGCAGGACCCGGCCTGGCTGCAGCAGGCAGAGG AAGTGGCCCAGCCCTCTCTGGGTATAGGCTACGAGCTGGACCGGGCCGTGGCCCGCAGTAAACCAGTCCTGTGCCTGTTCCGCCCGCAGTCTGACCGAA TGCTCTCGGACACGATCCGGGGAGTAGCCGAAGGCTCGCAGGTCCAGGTGTGGGGCTACGAGGCGGCAGAGGCGGCGGGTCCTCCTGGGCGGTGGCTGCTCCCCTGA